Below is a window of Mycolicibacterium rhodesiae NBB3 DNA.
CGCAGATGACCCGTCCGGCAGCGGAGTCGGCGACGTCGAGACTCTGGCGACGGCCATCCGCACCGCGGCCGATATCGGAGCGACCGTGATCAATATGTCGACGGTCGCGTGCTTGTCGGTCAAGGACGAACTGGATGACCGTGCGCTGGGCGCTGCGCTGGCCTACGCCGTCGACGTCAAGAACGCGGTTGTGGTGACCGCCGCCGGGAACCTCGCCTCTGCGGGCCAGTGCGCCGAGCAGAATCCGACGACAGGCAAGCCGAACTGGTCTGATGTCAACACGGTGGTCACCCCGGGCTGGTACGACGATTATGTGCTGACCGTGGGTTCGATAGGTAAAGACGGCGTCCCTTCACCGTTCAGCCTCGCGGGTCCGTGGGTCGACGTCGCCGCTGTCGCCGAGGGGGTTGTCTCGTTGAACCCGGACGGCGAGGGATGGATCGACAGCCTCGAGACTGCCGATGAGACACCCATTTCCGGGACGAGTTACGCGGCACCGGTCGTCAGCGCAGTGGCGGCTCTGGTGCGGTCGCGATCGCCGGAGCTGACGGCGCGCCAGGTGATGAAGCGCATCGAAGACACTGCCCATCGGCCGCCCGCAGGTTGGGATCCCGTTGTCGGCCACGGGACCGTGGACGCGTTCGCAGCGGTGAGCGCCGGTCCCGGGTCGGCGCCCGGAAACGGCGGAGAGACATTGCGGCCGTTGCAGATTCCGGATTCCGCGCCGGTGAGTCAGGGCGGGAAGTTCGCAGTGCGGGGAGCCGCGCTGTGCGTCGCGGTGTCGCTTGCGTTGGTCGCTGCGACTACGTCGGCAAATCGGTTACGGCGTCGGACCGACGCCGTCCCGTCTGACTGACGCAGTCTGCACACTGAGTTCGGGGCCGCGCGGCAGGTGCGCGAGCAGTGGCCACGGCGCGGGCACCGGACCGCTCAGCCCGAGCCGTTCGGCCGCGTCCTCGTCACGAATTCCGAACAGCACGCCGGAGTTGTCGACGAAGTACCGCGCGCCGGTCGCAGCCCCTTCGCCGGTCACACCCACAGCGCGGACGTATGCGCTGCGTCCCGACGGCATGCCGAAGTAGTCGACATCGGGTCCTGACTCATCGGCCTGCGCCAGTGTGACGGCGCGACCGTCGTCGACCGGCGAGGATCCACCCATCAGCACAGCTCCCGATTGCGCGCAGAGAGCGGCGCTTTCGGCGACACCGCCGTGGTCGGGAAAAGTGGAGACGGGGAGTTCTTCCACGATGGGGACGTTGCCGATGAGTCCCGGCGCCACGGCGGCGATGTCCCGCCGGAGCGCGTAGGTGAACCTGATGAGGTCGGCCGCCATCTCACCGATCCGCTGCACACCGCCTGGAAGCGCGACGTAGTACTCCGCGGAGTCAGCGCGCATTAGTCGCACCACGGTTCCGGTGGGGAACCCGGGCAGCACCGAAGGCGTCCCGAACTCGGGCACTGAGGGTGCGACGATCTCGGGCGCTTCGGGCAATGCGTCGAGCAGCGTCCGTGAAACCGGCCGTGGTGTAACACCGTCGAGCTTCAGCGCGCGAACGACGGCATTGTCGCGTAGGTCCACCCTGGCTCGCTGACCGTCGTAGAGCAGGTAGGCGGTCGCGGCGCTCTCACCGCGCGGGGTGACGAGTGCACTCCGGCTGGAATCCAGATTCAAGGGCTCACCGACCAATACAGCGGTGCGGCCGTCGGCGTCATCGCACACGCTCCAGACTGATTCATCTACACCGAGCGGCGCCGCGATGATGTCGGGCGCGCCGGGAATCCCGACGAGTGATCCACGCTCGACGCGATCAAGTGCCGACATGCCGACCAGCTCAGGCTCGTCGGACATGCCGGTGATCAGACGTGCGGACGCCAGATTCATTGCGGGGTGCATCGTGTCGCCGATGCGCACGTATACCGCGCCGGATTCACGGACGATGACTATCGCGGCGGTTCCGACGTCACCCCTTGGCTGCAGAAACGCGAGCACCGCACACACCGCGACAGCGATCGCCGCCACCACGCAGCCTGCGGCGAGCGAAAGAGACTGTGCGCGTAGCGGATCGTCGAGCATCCGCACATCCCCACGCACCAGCCCATGTGCCATCCGCCGCATCAGGAATCGATGTCCGCTCACCTGGATGCCGATCGCCGTTGTTTCCGTCATCCCCTCCCCCGAGACGAGCCTAATGGCCGTTCGGACGTGGTCGCCGCACCGATTTCAGTCGGACTTCGCGCGGCGCTCCCGGTAGGCCGCGACGTGTTGACGGTTGCCGCAATTGCCTGTGTCGCAGAACTTTCCCGAACGGTTGCGCGAGAGGTCGATCAACACCGCGTCGCAATCCGAGGCCGCGCAGACTTTGAGCCGGCGCAGCTCGCCGATACGGATCAGGTCGGCCAGTGCCATGGCCATCTCCGCGCCCATCCGCTGCCAGAGCGGATCGTGTACCGACGCCAGATGCAGGTG
It encodes the following:
- the eccB gene encoding type VII secretion protein EccB — encoded protein: MTETTAIGIQVSGHRFLMRRMAHGLVRGDVRMLDDPLRAQSLSLAAGCVVAAIAVAVCAVLAFLQPRGDVGTAAIVIVRESGAVYVRIGDTMHPAMNLASARLITGMSDEPELVGMSALDRVERGSLVGIPGAPDIIAAPLGVDESVWSVCDDADGRTAVLVGEPLNLDSSRSALVTPRGESAATAYLLYDGQRARVDLRDNAVVRALKLDGVTPRPVSRTLLDALPEAPEIVAPSVPEFGTPSVLPGFPTGTVVRLMRADSAEYYVALPGGVQRIGEMAADLIRFTYALRRDIAAVAPGLIGNVPIVEELPVSTFPDHGGVAESAALCAQSGAVLMGGSSPVDDGRAVTLAQADESGPDVDYFGMPSGRSAYVRAVGVTGEGAATGARYFVDNSGVLFGIRDEDAAERLGLSGPVPAPWPLLAHLPRGPELSVQTASVRRDGVGPTP
- the mycP gene encoding type VII secretion-associated serine protease mycosin, coding for MTSIAKMVQLTGAGALAVMPLWTTPPAAAVTPPVVDMSTLPKPGSPAPPQPTEQLGQCFAAGNQTVEAADDPVERYGLQDVWSLTRGTGQTVAVIDTGVSRHRLLPHLVPGGDYVSTGDGTADCDGHGTVVAGIIGASPDRGHTLTGIAPDATIIGIRQSSNKFRAADDPSGSGVGDVETLATAIRTAADIGATVINMSTVACLSVKDELDDRALGAALAYAVDVKNAVVVTAAGNLASAGQCAEQNPTTGKPNWSDVNTVVTPGWYDDYVLTVGSIGKDGVPSPFSLAGPWVDVAAVAEGVVSLNPDGEGWIDSLETADETPISGTSYAAPVVSAVAALVRSRSPELTARQVMKRIEDTAHRPPAGWDPVVGHGTVDAFAAVSAGPGSAPGNGGETLRPLQIPDSAPVSQGGKFAVRGAALCVAVSLALVAATTSANRLRRRTDAVPSD